The DNA window TCATCCAGCCATGTTTTCAACGCGGCGGTATTGGCGGGCAGTTCTTCAGCCTGTTCACCGCAGAAGTCCAAAAACGCCACGTGGTTCAGCTTGTTCACACCGGCCAGAACCGGGATGTCGCGCGCCAACGCCTCGGCGATCACACCGCGAAAGCCGCGCCCTTCTGCTTCGTGTTTGCCGAACTTGTTGATCAGCAACAGATCGGCACCCTCGACAAGCGCTGCCTCGGTATCGGCGACGGCGGTTTCCAGCGCCTCGGCGTTCAGACGGCAGCCCCGCGAAGCGGTGCCAAGATCCTGTGAAATGCGGATGATCTTGCCTTCGGGCAGCACCTGCACATCCATGTCGCATTTGTGCCCATCGCTACGATCAGTGTCGATCTGAACCGTGCCGACAATGCGCACGCCTCGCGCGGCCAACTGCCCGGCAATCTCGGCCAGCAGCAGGTTCGTTTCACCGCGCCCGGGTGCGATCGTATAACCAAGCCTCATCAGGCGCGCGACAGAACGCTGGCCGGACGGGCCTTGGCCAAGGCGGCTGTCAGCATCCCGGCAATCGCGGCTTTCAGGATGTCACCGGGGATGAAGGCCGATACCAGCGCGGTGGCCTCTGGCACGGTTTTGCCCAGCACCATCGACAGGCCCGCAATCCCGAAGATGTAAAGCACCACAATCCCCCCAATAACCGAGGCGACACCGGCGCTGACCGCCAGCGGGCCCTTGCGCCATTTTTCGGTGATCAGGCCAGTGACGAATGCCGCAATCGGGAAGCCAACAAGGAAGCCAGCGGTGGGGCTGGTAAACCCGCCCAGACCACCACGTCCACCGGCCAGAAGCGGCAAACCCAGTGCAACCAGAAGCAGGAACAGAAACACCGCCAGCGCGCCGCGTTTTGCGCCCAGCACCGTGCCACACAGCATGATGCCAAGGCTTTGGGCAGTGATCGGCACACCAAAGGGCAACGCGATTTGTGGGATCAGACCCAAGGCCGCAATCAACGCGGCAAACAAGGCGATCAGGGTGACATTCTTTTCCATGCTTCAGTCCTTCATAGCATCAAATCCGCCTCGCGCGCGCAGCGCGTCGGCGATGTGGTCCGCGTCGTCAAGCGCCAGGACCGTAAACGGTAGGATAATCCGCCAGCCGGGCCGGCGCGGGGACCGGGCGCGCCACGCGTCGATCAGTTTCGTTCCCTTGGCCAGTAGCACGGGCGTAAAACGGATGACCAGCGCAATCGCGGTCTCAAGATAGGTGGTTTTCAGACCCAGTGCGCGCAGTGGTGTGGCCAGCCAGCGCACCACCGCGATCAGGTCCGACAATTGCGTCGTCATGGTGACCAGGGTGGCCAGCCCGACCGCAGTGACCATCCGCAACACTATCACCCCACCCTCATAGGGCGTGCGGGTCACGAGGTGGTAAAGCGACAGAATCAGCACGAAGGGCCACAGAACTTTCAGGGCGCGCAGTCCGGCACGGAAGAACACCTCACCGGGCAGCCGATACAGCGCCAGCATCGTCACAAATGCCGCCCCGTGAACCCACAGGCTTTGCGCCTTGAACAACAACACCGTCGCCGCACACAGCGCCGCCAGCTTTGCCCCGGCGGGCCAGTCATGGGCGCGCGTCCTAACGGGAGAGGTCAGAGATATCATCGCCTTCCCCTTGCTTGGTCATATCATCCGTAAAGGCCGCCAGAACATCGCCCGCAACACCCTGTGCTTGCAACGCCCCGCGATCCAGCCACAGCACCTGATCATAGCCCGCCAGATCACGCGGATCGTGCGAGACATGCACCAGCGTTCCGTCATAGCGGTCCAGATAGCGGGCCAACTGCATCCGGGTCGGAATGTCCAGCCCGGCGAAGGGTTCATCAAGGATCAGGATGCGCGGCGTCATCGCCAGGATCGACATCAGGCACACCAGCTGCTTTTGGCCTTGCGACAGGGAATGCACATGGGCGTCGCGCCAATGGGCCTTGCCGAACCGCTCCAACACCGCAAGCGCGCGGGCGTCGGGGTCATCTTGCCCCAGTTGGCGCAAGCCAAAGGCGACTTCCTCGATCACGGTCGGAAAGATGATCTGGTGATCGGGGTTTTGAAAAAGAATACCGACCAGCGCCAACGCCGCGCGCCGGTCTTTTGCCGGGTTGATCCCGTCAATGGTGACGGCGCCAGCGGTCGGTGCAACCAGCCCGGCCAACAGCCGCGCAAAGGTGGTCTTGCCCGACCCGTTGCGCCCGATGACGCCAATGCGCCGCGCATTCAGATCGACCGAGACGCCAGACAGTATCGCCCGCCCGTCGATCAACTGATCGACAGCGTCAAAACGGATCTGTGCGGTAACTGACGTATCTTTCACGCGAACACTGGCCCTTTCGTCACCCGGTCACGCGCCTTTTAGCGGGGGACAGAACGGAATGCCGCAAGAAAATGCATTTGGCGTGCTTTTACCTTACGTAAGGTCAAGTGCAGAACTGCCGGGTCAGCGCCTCCCACTGGCGGCGGGTCACATCGCGATCCCCGGCTACCATCCAATAGGAGTTTTCCGACGGCAACACCTGCTCAGACACGCTGACAAGCCGCCCTGCGTCCAAATGGGCCTGCACCAAGGGAAGCGACGCCAAAAGCACGCCAGCGCCCGCCTCGGCCGCTGACAGGGCCGCTGTGAACGTATCAAACCGGATCTGCGGCACCGGCATCGGTGCATCCCCGGTGGCCGCCGCCCAATCGTGCCATCCACCACGTGGGCCAGACAATCCCAGCCGGGGCAAACCCTGCCAGCCGCCCTGCCCTGCGGTCTGCAGCAACGCGGGCGCAACAACCGGCGTCAGCGCCTCGTCATACAGCCGGGCCCGGTGGGCGATGTCCCAATCGCCATTGCCATAGCGGATGCGCACGCCTGACGCCCCCGGCCCATCGTCAGAGGCCAGCACCATGGTTTTGAACGACAGCTCCACCTGATCGCCCAGCGTCAACCCCGCCAGACGCGGCGCGATCCACAATTGCAGGACCGAGGCACTGGCCCAGACCGTCACCCGCCGGCGTTGAATGCCAAACAGCTCCTCCGAGCTTTGGCGCAGCGTGCCAAGCGCGTGGGTCACGTAAGGCAGCCATGCCTCGCCTTCGACCGACAACACCACGCCACGCGGCTGCCGAATGAACAGGGTCGCGCCCAACCGTGCCTCCAGATTGCCAATCCGCTGACTGATCGCGGCCTGTGTCAGACCCGTTTCCGCCGCCGCCGCGGTGAAACTGCCGGTGCGCCCCGCCGCTTCGAACGCGCGGACCCAATCGAGGGGCAGATTTGAAAGTGGAGCGTTAACCATAACCACATCCGTATCTCAGGGGCGTTTCCTCTAAATTGTGCTTATCTATTATTCCGGGGATGCTGTCAGCGAAAAATATCAGCAAGAAGGCCACCTAACGATGTTTCAGGCAGCACACTCTTCCGATGGTCAGGTTCTGACCCTAGCCACCCCAAACGGCCCCCTTCGCTTTCACGCCATGTGGCTGCGCGACAATGCATGGGACGAAGACACCCGCGCGCCCGGCAATGGCCAGCGCTTGGTAGCCCTGCGCGACATTCCGGCGGACACAAAGATCACCGGCGCTGCCGTTGAAGGCGATCAGATCAACCTCACCTTCGCCCCGGAAGACAAAACCATCACCTATGACGCCGGGTGGCTGATCGACCACGCCTATGACCGCCCTGCCCCGGCGGTTCCCGGCTGGATTGGCGACGGGTTAGAGACCTGGGACGCCCAATTGATGGGCGCAGTCCCCACCGGTGATTTCGCGGCCATGTCCAACGGCGGCGCGGCGCTACGCGACTGGCTCGCTCTGGTCAACCGCTACGGTTTCGGCAAGCTGGTGAACGCCCCGGTCGAAGACGGCGCGCTGTTCAAAGTGGTCGACCTGTTCGGTTACGTGCGCAAGACAAATTACGGCCCGAAATTTGAGGTCCGCACGGAAGTGAACCCAACCAACCTCGCCTACACCGGCTTGGGTCTGCAAGCCCACACTGACAACCCGTATCGCGACCCGGTGCCGTCAGTTCAGGTGCTCTATTGCCTTGAAAGCTCTGCGGCGGGTGGGGAAAACATGGTGGTCGACGGGTTCGCCTGCGCCGAGCGTCTGCGGGACGAAAACCCTGACTATTTCCTCGTGTTGTCATCCTATTGCGCCCGGTTTGAATACTCAGGCGAAGCCGATGTTTGCCTGCAATCACGCCGCCCGATGATCGAACTTGCCCCGGATGGAGAACTGGTTGCCGTGCGCTTCAACAACCGCTCGCTTGGTGCCGTCACCGACGTCCCTTTTGACGACATGCATACCTATTACGCCGCCTACCGCCGTTTGGGCGAAATCATTGACGATCCCGCCATGGAAGTGACCTTCCGGCTGGAACCCGGCGAGGCGTTCGTGGTCGACAACACACGCGTCCTGCACGCGCGCAAAGCCTATTCCGGCACTGGCACGCGTTGGCTTCAGGGCTGTTATTCCGACAAGGACGGGCTACGATCAACCTACGCCGCCATGTGCCGCGCCGACAGCTTGGAGGCCGCAGAATGAAACCCGATATCAAACAGCTGACACCCGACAACATTGTCGATTTCATCGGCGGCATTTTTGAACGTCGCGGCGGCGAGGAATACCTGGGCGAACCCGTCACCATGGCGCAGCACATGCTGCAAGGTGCCACCATCGCCGAGCAAAACGGCCAAAGCGAGGAAATCATCGTCGGCGCGCTGCTGCATGACATCGGCCATTTCACATCCGAGTTTGGCACCTACCACCCCGATGACACCGAAGATCGTCACCACGAAGACGCGGGCGCTGAAGTGTTGGAGCAGTTCTTTCCAAGCGTCATCACCGATTGCGTGCGGTTTCACGTCGCCGCAAAGCGATACCTTTGTGCCACGAAGCCCTCGTATTTCAAGCGGCTCAGCGCGGCGTCTGCGCATACGCTAGAGCTTCAAGGCGGGCCTATGACTGGCGAAGAAGTAGCGGCGTTTGAGGAAAACCCAAACCTCGATCAAATCATCGCGGTACGGTATCTGGACGAGGCCGGAAAACGCGACGATATGGAGACGCCGGACTATTGGCACTTCGCCCCGATGGTGCAGCGGATGGTCGATTTGCATGTGGCGGGAGGGTAGGCCCCTGCCCTGCTGGGTGTTTGTGGAATGCCCGCTTTGCGGACAACGCGGGCTTTCTAGAGCTCGGCTTTCAAGACGAAGTAAAGAAATGCGGCAAGCGCCAAGATCGCCAACAAACCGACTTGGAACCCTACAAAATCCAAAAAGAAAAAAGCTGCTAGGGCCGCGAATGCCAAACCAGACAAGAAAAACCACCACCCATTGAAAACGATGTCTAAAAATGAAGAGACGAGCCAAGGGATCAAGGACTGGTCTTGATCACGGTGGGTCTCGCGGTTTGTTTTGCGATGGTTCCGCGGTGCAATCTTTGCCAGTCTTTCCCTAAAATCGTTCTTGCTTACCATTAACCCTATCCCGAAAAAAAAACGTAGGCTTGTAACTCTAGCGCGAAAAATCGGCTAAACTATGGCTTTCGTGATCATAGTTCATCGCTGCGAGCGACGACACAACCATTTGCCCGCCCAGCAGACATAGTCCACCAGCCAAAGCTGCCCAAACAGCTGAACGTTTTTGTGCCATGTTTCCGAAGAGTAGTCTCTGTTTGCCTTGCCTCGTACTGGGTAGCTACGCGACAGGCAGACCTCTGCCATCCTGCAGAGATTTGGCAAAGTGGGTTCAAAGCTGTCATTGGCCCGTTCCACAAATCCCAAACCCCTCAATGCCTAATCGCAATCTCTCCCACACTGCTATCAACGGACTGACACGCATAAAGAATCCGCGTCCTGAAATGCGTGTCCACGTAATCCGCATGAAACCGGCTGGGCGCTTTCAGGATCAGCTTGTCGCCTTCTCGCGCCTCCCGCGTCAGGGCACGGAACCATGCGTTGAATAGGGTCTGATCCTCGGTGTGCAGCAGGGTTTGCACCGTCGACCACTCGGTCCCGTCTGACATGTCGGGTGGCGGTGCATCCGCCCCCCCTGCCCCGCCACGGGACGCCCCGACCGGCAATGGCACGACGTTGTCATCCTTGGTCTCGTCCCGCGTCATCCGCTGTTCGTAGTCGGGCCCGATTGCCGCCCACTGGTCGCGCGTGGTGCGCAGGATCTTTTCGATGTCCAGCTGGTATTGCGTGACCCGTCCCCGCGATCCCTGTCGTTTGACGACCAGCCAACCCATCGCGCGAAGCTTCGCCATCTCGCGTTTCACGGTGCGTTCATCGACCGACCACAGCCGCGCAATTTCGCGCTGGCCGACGGTCAGTTCATTGCGGGCCCAATTGTAGCGCGCTGTGACCAAGGTCATCAGGCGCAACACCAACCGTTGCGGTCCTTTCCCTTCGGCCAAGGCAAACGCGCCCATCGCCGTGAGAAGATCATATTTCAACGCGGCCGCATGACGACCCGTTGCCCTGAGCTGCTGCATACCGCCCTCGGCTTGCCTGTTCTGTCCGCATTCGCGGTTGCCTCGATCCCGGAGAGTGTCCGGCCCGGATCTTTGCCCGGATGTGTTATCATTCGCCGAATCTAACGTTCGGTCATTGGAAGGCATATTACGTCGAACTCAACGCTTTTGCCAACTCTGTTACGATTTGCGTCCTTGGGTGCGATTCTGTCAAGCCCCTTGCCTCTTGGCCCCTCTAAACCTTTTCAAATCAAAAAAGAAAAAGGGTTTATTGGTATAGGGGGACACGCTGTATGTCCCCTATTACAGGATATATGTCCCCTATTAGGTTCGATTAGCACATCTTGTGTCCCTCTATTCAAGCCGGAACAGGCAGATTTCAGGGAAAATCGTTTAAAAACAACGCTGTCCCCTTGGGGCGGTGTCTTGTTGCCCAATCAGCAATTCCCTTTTGCTTTTTTGCCGAATTCCGCGTAAATCAGAAAGCGCAGATAATTTACGTCCTATAAGAGCAGGAGTCAGGATGTTTACCCACGAAGATTTGGCGCAATTGCAGGCACAATCGCTGAAAATGCAGGGATGGATCAGGCAGCAGACATACTCACCCGAGATGGAAAAGACGCTGCGCCGCTTTTCATCATGGGAGGTGGCCGAGCTGATCTTTAAGGTCAATCAGTCCACCTTGCGCGGACGTCTGGCAGCAGACCCCTCCCTGCCCCAAGGGCTGGTTGAAGGCGACGGACGACAGCGATGGTACACGTTGGAAGAGATCAACGAGCTGCGCCGCCGCATTCGCATCAACCGAAAATCGATGATGCCAAAACGGCCCGCGGGCAAGCGCGCGATTCGGGCGGCGGTGGCGAATTTCAAAGGCGGTGCGGGCAAATCCACCGTTGCGCTTCACTTCGCGCATGCCGCGGCATTGGATGGCTATCGCGTGCTTTGTGTGGATTTCGACCCGCAAGCGACGCTGAGCCATTCGATGGGCCTGACTGACGTGGCCGAGGAATACACCGTCTGGGGCGTCATGGCGCGCGACCTTATTCAAGAGACCGAGCGGATGAACAGCGCGGTTGCGGGAGCCGAAAGCGGAACCGCCCTGCCCCAACGCCGCCTGCCCGCCGCGATCACCGATATGGGCCTGTCCGATCTTCGCAACTCGGACTTCATTAAGCCGACATGTTGGCCGACGATCGACATCATCCCCAGCTGCGCCAATGCGGCCTTCGTGGAATTTGCGTCCGCGCAGTATCGGCATGTAAACCCGGAATGGTCGTTTTTCGCTGCCGTCTCGCGGTTCCTCGATGGCCTTGCGGATGACGCCTATGACATGATCATTTTCGATTGCCCGCCCGCGATTGGCTATCAGTCCATGAACGCAGTATTTGCGGCCGATGTGCTCTATATCCCGTCAGGCCCAGGTTATTGGGAATATGACAGCACCACGTCCTTCATCGGTCAGCTCTCTGAGGCGCTGGAGGATTTGGCGCGGTTCACCAATTCTGTCCCCGCGGGGACAATGTCGCTTCCCAAAGTGTTTGCCGACGTGCGGTTCCTGTTGACCCGCTATGAGGCGTCCAACGATTTGCACCGTGCGATGCGCACGGCATTTGGTAAGGTTTTTGGGGAACGCTTGGCCGAACATCCGATCGAGATGACGCGCGCGGTAGAGCAATCTGGCCGCTTTCTCAGTTCGATCTATGAAATCGATTACCGCGATATGACGCGGGAAACTTGGCGGCGGGCGCGGGGGTCGTTTGACACCGCGTATGAAGAATTCAGGGACAACCTGCTGACCGCCTGGGACAAGCTGGAGGATAGAGCATGAGCAAACGTCGCGTCTTTGACATCGACTTCCCGGAAGCTGACACACCCGCGGCCGAGCCGCCCGCGGAACCGGCGGTCGAACACCGTCGCGGTCCGATGGCCTCGGCGATCTCGGAAAATGCCGCAGCGCTGGAGGAACGCAAAACGGTCGAGGCGAGCATACGCGCCGAAAACGACCGGCTGGCCCACGAACATGTGCGGCTGAAAAAGGCGGGGCTGATCACGGATCTGATCCCGCTGGACGCCATACGGGCCGACAAGCTGACGCGCGATCGCAAACAGGGTCGGGACGAAGATCTGGACGAGTTGAAAGCCTCGATCCGCGACGTCGGCCTGTCAAACCCGATCCGGGTCGAGCAGGTGGGCGAGGGGGTCTTTGAGCTGGTTCAGGGGTTCCGCCGCTTGTCTGCGTTTCAGGAACTGTTTGATGAAACCGGCGACGAGCGCTTTGCGCGTATCCCTGCAGGGCTGATGGCGCATGGCGAAGAGCTTGAGTTGCTCTATCGCCGGATGGTCGACGAAAACCTTGTGCGGCGCGATATTTCCTTTGCCGAGATGGCGGAATTGGCGCGTGGTTATGTCGCCGATCCAGAAACCTCGGCGCAGGATGCAGATCAGGCTCTAACGGCGCTGTTTGGGTC is part of the Aliiroseovarius sp. M344 genome and encodes:
- a CDS encoding biotin transporter BioY, which gives rise to MEKNVTLIALFAALIAALGLIPQIALPFGVPITAQSLGIMLCGTVLGAKRGALAVFLFLLLVALGLPLLAGGRGGLGGFTSPTAGFLVGFPIAAFVTGLITEKWRKGPLAVSAGVASVIGGIVVLYIFGIAGLSMVLGKTVPEATALVSAFIPGDILKAAIAGMLTAALAKARPASVLSRA
- a CDS encoding energy-coupling factor transporter transmembrane component T family protein, producing MISLTSPVRTRAHDWPAGAKLAALCAATVLLFKAQSLWVHGAAFVTMLALYRLPGEVFFRAGLRALKVLWPFVLILSLYHLVTRTPYEGGVIVLRMVTAVGLATLVTMTTQLSDLIAVVRWLATPLRALGLKTTYLETAIALVIRFTPVLLAKGTKLIDAWRARSPRRPGWRIILPFTVLALDDADHIADALRARGGFDAMKD
- a CDS encoding energy-coupling factor ABC transporter ATP-binding protein; translation: MKDTSVTAQIRFDAVDQLIDGRAILSGVSVDLNARRIGVIGRNGSGKTTFARLLAGLVAPTAGAVTIDGINPAKDRRAALALVGILFQNPDHQIIFPTVIEEVAFGLRQLGQDDPDARALAVLERFGKAHWRDAHVHSLSQGQKQLVCLMSILAMTPRILILDEPFAGLDIPTRMQLARYLDRYDGTLVHVSHDPRDLAGYDQVLWLDRGALQAQGVAGDVLAAFTDDMTKQGEGDDISDLSR
- a CDS encoding LysR family transcriptional regulator, which codes for MVNAPLSNLPLDWVRAFEAAGRTGSFTAAAAETGLTQAAISQRIGNLEARLGATLFIRQPRGVVLSVEGEAWLPYVTHALGTLRQSSEELFGIQRRRVTVWASASVLQLWIAPRLAGLTLGDQVELSFKTMVLASDDGPGASGVRIRYGNGDWDIAHRARLYDEALTPVVAPALLQTAGQGGWQGLPRLGLSGPRGGWHDWAAATGDAPMPVPQIRFDTFTAALSAAEAGAGVLLASLPLVQAHLDAGRLVSVSEQVLPSENSYWMVAGDRDVTRRQWEALTRQFCT
- a CDS encoding TauD/TfdA family dioxygenase; this encodes MFQAAHSSDGQVLTLATPNGPLRFHAMWLRDNAWDEDTRAPGNGQRLVALRDIPADTKITGAAVEGDQINLTFAPEDKTITYDAGWLIDHAYDRPAPAVPGWIGDGLETWDAQLMGAVPTGDFAAMSNGGAALRDWLALVNRYGFGKLVNAPVEDGALFKVVDLFGYVRKTNYGPKFEVRTEVNPTNLAYTGLGLQAHTDNPYRDPVPSVQVLYCLESSAAGGENMVVDGFACAERLRDENPDYFLVLSSYCARFEYSGEADVCLQSRRPMIELAPDGELVAVRFNNRSLGAVTDVPFDDMHTYYAAYRRLGEIIDDPAMEVTFRLEPGEAFVVDNTRVLHARKAYSGTGTRWLQGCYSDKDGLRSTYAAMCRADSLEAAE
- a CDS encoding HD domain-containing protein, whose amino-acid sequence is MKPDIKQLTPDNIVDFIGGIFERRGGEEYLGEPVTMAQHMLQGATIAEQNGQSEEIIVGALLHDIGHFTSEFGTYHPDDTEDRHHEDAGAEVLEQFFPSVITDCVRFHVAAKRYLCATKPSYFKRLSAASAHTLELQGGPMTGEEVAAFEENPNLDQIIAVRYLDEAGKRDDMETPDYWHFAPMVQRMVDLHVAGG
- a CDS encoding DnaA N-terminal domain-containing protein, encoding MQQLRATGRHAAALKYDLLTAMGAFALAEGKGPQRLVLRLMTLVTARYNWARNELTVGQREIARLWSVDERTVKREMAKLRAMGWLVVKRQGSRGRVTQYQLDIEKILRTTRDQWAAIGPDYEQRMTRDETKDDNVVPLPVGASRGGAGGADAPPPDMSDGTEWSTVQTLLHTEDQTLFNAWFRALTREAREGDKLILKAPSRFHADYVDTHFRTRILYACQSVDSSVGEIAIRH
- a CDS encoding AAA family ATPase, with product MFTHEDLAQLQAQSLKMQGWIRQQTYSPEMEKTLRRFSSWEVAELIFKVNQSTLRGRLAADPSLPQGLVEGDGRQRWYTLEEINELRRRIRINRKSMMPKRPAGKRAIRAAVANFKGGAGKSTVALHFAHAAALDGYRVLCVDFDPQATLSHSMGLTDVAEEYTVWGVMARDLIQETERMNSAVAGAESGTALPQRRLPAAITDMGLSDLRNSDFIKPTCWPTIDIIPSCANAAFVEFASAQYRHVNPEWSFFAAVSRFLDGLADDAYDMIIFDCPPAIGYQSMNAVFAADVLYIPSGPGYWEYDSTTSFIGQLSEALEDLARFTNSVPAGTMSLPKVFADVRFLLTRYEASNDLHRAMRTAFGKVFGERLAEHPIEMTRAVEQSGRFLSSIYEIDYRDMTRETWRRARGSFDTAYEEFRDNLLTAWDKLEDRA
- a CDS encoding ParB/RepB/Spo0J family partition protein gives rise to the protein MSKRRVFDIDFPEADTPAAEPPAEPAVEHRRGPMASAISENAAALEERKTVEASIRAENDRLAHEHVRLKKAGLITDLIPLDAIRADKLTRDRKQGRDEDLDELKASIRDVGLSNPIRVEQVGEGVFELVQGFRRLSAFQELFDETGDERFARIPAGLMAHGEELELLYRRMVDENLVRRDISFAEMAELARGYVADPETSAQDADQALTALFGSVSRQKRSYIKHFMALLDAIGSHLKFPEAIPRALGLMLEKRLMSEDGAAAKVRAALAAALVTTPEAELAVLREQASPQPSARKPSEPKPKGVAKTTFRQDVKGGTVRCAASEGRIEMRIARDFSNVDRHRLEEAVKAFFRELDG